In Carassius gibelio isolate Cgi1373 ecotype wild population from Czech Republic chromosome B17, carGib1.2-hapl.c, whole genome shotgun sequence, a single window of DNA contains:
- the LOC127976539 gene encoding leucine-rich repeat-containing protein 57, protein MGNSALKAHLETSEKTGVFQLTGKGLTEFPEELQKLTGNLRTVDLSNNKIEVLPAFIGVFQQLKSLTISSNKLTSLPNDIGKLKKLETLILNGNQLNQLPSSVGQLKSLRTLSLSGNYFKEFPSGLGTLRQLDVLDLSKNKIQVVPAEVAELQAIEINLNQNQISTLSPEVSRAPRLKVLRLEENCLELSSIPPSILSDSQVSLLSVEGNLFEVKTLRDLEGYDKYMERFTATKKKFA, encoded by the exons ATGGGGAACAGTGCGCTCAAAGCTCATTTGGAAACATCTGAGAAGACTGGAGTCTTTCAGCTGACTGGAAAGGGTTTGACAGAG TTCCCAGAGGAGCTGCAGAAACTCACCGGAAACCTGCGGACTGTCGATCTGTCCAACAACAAAATCGAGGTGCTTCCAGCATTCATAGGAGTCTTCCAGCAGCTCAAGAGTCTCACCATAAGCAGCAATAAACTGA cCAGTCTACCAAACGACATCGGGAAACTCAAGAAGCTGGAGACTCTTATTTTAAATGGGAACCAGTTGAATCAGCTTCCTTCATCGGTGGGTCAGCTCAAGTCCTTGCGCACCCTAAGCCTCTCTGGGAATTACTTCAAGGAGTTTCCTAGTGGACTCGGCACCCTTCGCCAGCTCGATGTGCTGGACCTGTCCAAGAATAAGATCCAGGTGGTTCCTGCAGAAGTGGCCGAACTGCAAGCCATTGAAATCAACCTCAATCAGAACCAG ATTTCGACCCTGTCTCCAGAGGTGTCTCGTGCTCCCAGACTGAAGGTCTTACGGCTGGAGGAGAACTGTCTGGAGCTCTCCTCTATCCCACCCTCCATCCTCTCAGACTCTCAGGTGTCCCTGCTGTCCGTGGAGGGCAACTTATTCGAAGTTAAAACGTTGCGTGACCTAGAAGGATATGATAAA TACATGGAACGTTTCACTGCAACCAAAAAGAAATTTGCGTGA
- the LOC127976540 gene encoding interleukin-17A-like, whose amino-acid sequence MFLSFFNAKYMVMLSCVLANLTLAKQGQKKICDTSLTISNEIHASLDADSKGNGNIHNRSLSAWTWIPKYSPRRIPQVIFEAQCSSEHCTLPNGVDMRLNSLPIYQEILVLNQDTEDRKCFRATFERVIVGCTCVWAKSS is encoded by the exons ATGTTTCTGAGCTTCTTCAACGCCAAATACATG gtCATGCTGAGCTGTGTGCTGGCGAACCTCACATTGGCCAAACAAGGGCAGAAAAAAATATGTGACACTAGTTTGACGATTTCCAATGAGATTCATGCCTCTCTGGATGCAGACTCAAAGGGAAATGGCAACATCCACAACCGCTCATTATCTGCATGGACCTGGAT ACCGAAGTATTCACCACGCAGAATACCACAGGTCATCTTTGAAGCCCAGTGCAGTTCAGAACATTGCACCCTTCCCAATGGCGTGGATATGAGACTGAACTCATTGCCCATTTATCAGGAGATCCTGGTGCTAAACCAGGATACGGAGGACAGGAAGTGCTTCAGGGCGACTTTTGAGAGAGTAATAGTGGGCTGTACATGTGTGTGGGCCAAATCCTCCTAA
- the il17a/f1 gene encoding interleukin 17a/f1, which produces MNATMSSALHIQFFMVACMMGLVLISLGAEGAPSKPLQKKANHKSSEESLPSSSYRLILDPEFKSSANPIHPINNDSISPWTYTFTHDDSLYPSSIAEAKCSLTGCLLGGAEDFHSKPIYTQIMVLRKIRGEKQNYSLKLEYKTIAVGCTCVRPNVQQV; this is translated from the exons ATGAATGCAACTATGTCATCAGCGCTACACATCCAGTTCTTCATG GTGGCTTGTATGATGGGGCTCGTTTTAATATCACTTGGAGCTGAGGGGGCACCTTCAAAACCTCTTCAGAAGAAAGCAAACCACAAGTCATCAGAAGAATCCCTTCCATCCTCATCATACCGGTTGATCTTGGATCCTGAGTTCAAATCCTCGGCCAACCCgatccatccaatcaacaacgaCTCCATCTCTCCATGGACCTACAC GTTTACACATGATGACAGCCTGTACCCTTCTAGCATCGCAGAGGCGAAATGTTCGCTGACTGGATGTTTGCTAGGAGGCGCTGAGGATTTCCATTCCAAACCCATTTACACCCAAATCATGGTCTTGAGGAAAATTCGAGGAGAAAAGCAGAACTACTCCTTAAAACTTGAGTACAAAACCATTGCAGTGGGATGCACCTGCGTTCGTCCAAATGTACAACAAGTTTAA